The Streptomyces sp. TLI_105 DNA segment CCCCTTCAACACGCATGATGCTGGCGACACCGCGCACGGTGTCGAGCTTGCGCAGCGCCTCGACGGTCCCGGAGAGGGCGGCGTCGGGCGCGCGGTGGGTGACGACGACGAGGGAGGCCTCGCCGTCCTTGCCCTGCTGGCGCACCGTATCGATGGATACGCCGTGCTCGGCGAAGACCGTCGCGACCTGGGCGAGGACGCCCGGCTTGTCGGCCACGTCGAGGCTGATGTGGTACCGCGTGACCACGTCGCCCATGGGGCTCACGGGCAGCTGGGTGTACGCGGACTCGCCGGGGCCCGTCGCCTCGTTGAGACGGTTGCGGCAGACGGCGACGACGTCGCCGAGCACGGCCGAGGCGGTCGGCGAGCCGCCCGCCCCGGGGCCGTAGAACATGAGCTGCCCGGCGGCCTCCGCCTCGACGAAGACCGCGTTGTACGCCTCGCGGACGGAGGCGAGCGGGTGGCTGAGCGGGATCATCGCGGGGTGCACGCGCGCGGTGACGGACCCGCCGTCGGCGGCCCGCTCGCAGATCGCGAGCAGCTTGATGGTGCAGCCCATCTGCTTGGCGGAGGCGAAGTCCGCGGCGGTGACCTCGGTCATGCCCTCGCGGTAGACGTCGTCGAGGCGCACGCGCGTGTGGAAGGCGATCCCGGCGAGGATGGCGGCCTTGGCGGCGGCGTCGAAGCCCTCGACGTCGGCGGTCGGGTCGGCCTCGGCGTAACCGAGGGCGGTGGCCTCGTCGAGCGCCTCGGAGTACCCGGCACCGCTCGTGTCCATCTTGTCGAGGATGAAGTTGGTGGTGCCGTTGACGATGCCCATCACGCGGTTGATCTTGTCGCCGGCGAGGGACTCGCGCAGCGGCCGGATGAGCGGGATGGCGCCGGCGACGGCGGCCTCGTAGTACAGGTCCTGCCCGTGCTGCTCGGCGGCGGCGTACAGGCTCGCGCCGTCCTGGGCCAGCAGCGCCTTGTTGGCCGAGACGACGGAGGCGCCGTGCTCGAAGGCGGTGGTGATGAGGGTGCGGGCCGGCTCGATCCCGCCGATGACCTCGACGACGACGTCGATGTCCCCGCGTTTGACCAGGGCGGTCGCGTCGGTGGTGATCAGCTCGGCGGGGACTCCCCCGCGGACCTTGTCGGGCCGGCGGACGGCCACGCCGGCGAGCTCGATCGGCGCGCCGATGCGCGCGGCGAGGTCGTCGGCGTGCGTCGTCATGATGCGCGCCACCTCTGAGCCGACGACTCCACAGCCCAGCAGCGCCACTTTCAGCGGACGCGTACGCATCATCCGACCTCGTTTCTCGTACTACTTCGCCGTCGTATTTCTACGGTGGAACCAGTCTCACTCACCGGACGGGGGTTTCCGCCCCTCGTCCGGATCCTGAGACATCTATTTCATCACTCGACTATTTCACCACGCGACGATTTCCTCAGCCGACGTCGAGACGCAGGAGATCTTCCTCCGTCTCGCGCCGGACGATGACCCGCGCCGCGCCGTCGCGGACGGCGACGACGGGCGGCCGCAGCGCGTGGTTGTAGTTGCTGGCCATGGAGCGGCAGTACGCGCCGGTGGCCGGCACGGCGATGAGGTCGCCGGGCGCCAGGTCCGAGGGCAGGAAGGCGTCCCGTACGACGATGTCGCCGCTCTCGCAGTGCTTGCCGACGACGCGGGAGAGCATCGGCTCGGCCTCGCTGGTCCGCGAGACGAGGCTCACGCTGTACTCGGCGTCGTAGAGGGCGGTGCGGATGTTGTCCGACATGCCGCCGTCGACGCTCACGTACGTCCGCAGCCCTTCGAGCGGCTTGACGGTGCCGACCCGGTAGAGCGTGAAGGCGGTGGGGCCGACGATGGCCCGCCCGGGCTCGACGGAGATACGGGGGGTCCGCAGCCCCGCGGCCTCGCACTCCCGCGTCACGATCTCGCCCAGCGCCTTGGCGATCTCGTGCGGCTCGCGCGGGTCGTCCTCGGACGTGTACGCGATGCCGAGCCCACCCCCGAGATCGATCTCGGGCAGCTCGACGCCGTGCTCGTCCCGTACCTCGGCGAGCAGCTGGACGACGCGCCGCGCGGACACCTCGAACCCGGCCATGTCGAAGATCTGCGACCCGATGTGGGAGTGGATCCCGATGAGTTCGAGACCGTCGAGCTTGAGCGCCCGACGCACGGCCTCGGCGGCCTGCCCCCCGGCCAGCGCGATGCCGAACTTCTGGTCCTCGTGGGCGGTGGCGATGAACTCGTGCGTGTGCGCCTCGACACCGACGGTCACCCGGATCTGCACCCGCTGCCGCTTCCCGAGGGACTGCGCGACATGGGCGACCCGCACGATCTCCTGGAAGGAGTCGAGCACGATCCGCCCGACCCCGGCCTCGACGGCCCGGCGGATCTCGTCCTCGCTCTTGTTGTTCCCGTGGAAGGCGATCCGCTCGGCGGGCATCCCGGCGGAAAGGGCGGTGCTCAGCTCCCCTCCGGAGCACACGTCGAGATTGAGCCCCTCCTCCTTGAGCCACCGCACGACGGCACGGGAGAGGAACGCCTTGCCGGCGTAGAAGACGTCGGCGTCCTTGCCGAAGGCGTCGGCCCAGGCACGGCAGCGGGCGCGGAAGTCGGTCTCGTCGAGGAAGTAGGCGGGCGTGCCGAACTCCTCGGCGAGGGCGTCGACCGCGATCCCGCCGACGGTGACGACCCCGCGCT contains these protein-coding regions:
- the lysA gene encoding diaminopimelate decarboxylase: MSRSAHPAGPRHADVLPEGHYSAPPADLNRLDPKVWARTVSRDERGVVTVGGIAVDALAEEFGTPAYFLDETDFRARCRAWADAFGKDADVFYAGKAFLSRAVVRWLKEEGLNLDVCSGGELSTALSAGMPAERIAFHGNNKSEDEIRRAVEAGVGRIVLDSFQEIVRVAHVAQSLGKRQRVQIRVTVGVEAHTHEFIATAHEDQKFGIALAGGQAAEAVRRALKLDGLELIGIHSHIGSQIFDMAGFEVSARRVVQLLAEVRDEHGVELPEIDLGGGLGIAYTSEDDPREPHEIAKALGEIVTRECEAAGLRTPRISVEPGRAIVGPTAFTLYRVGTVKPLEGLRTYVSVDGGMSDNIRTALYDAEYSVSLVSRTSEAEPMLSRVVGKHCESGDIVVRDAFLPSDLAPGDLIAVPATGAYCRSMASNYNHALRPPVVAVRDGAARVIVRRETEEDLLRLDVG
- a CDS encoding homoserine dehydrogenase; this encodes MMRTRPLKVALLGCGVVGSEVARIMTTHADDLAARIGAPIELAGVAVRRPDKVRGGVPAELITTDATALVKRGDIDVVVEVIGGIEPARTLITTAFEHGASVVSANKALLAQDGASLYAAAEQHGQDLYYEAAVAGAIPLIRPLRESLAGDKINRVMGIVNGTTNFILDKMDTSGAGYSEALDEATALGYAEADPTADVEGFDAAAKAAILAGIAFHTRVRLDDVYREGMTEVTAADFASAKQMGCTIKLLAICERAADGGSVTARVHPAMIPLSHPLASVREAYNAVFVEAEAAGQLMFYGPGAGGSPTASAVLGDVVAVCRNRLNEATGPGESAYTQLPVSPMGDVVTRYHISLDVADKPGVLAQVATVFAEHGVSIDTVRQQGKDGEASLVVVTHRAPDAALSGTVEALRKLDTVRGVASIMRVEGE